A window of Castanea sativa cultivar Marrone di Chiusa Pesio chromosome 8, ASM4071231v1 genomic DNA:
GGATAATAATATGATTATTGCGttgcataatatttatatatatagacacacacactgATGTACATGGAAAAGGTTTGGGATTCACTGTTAAGTATcattatttatatgtttatatttccttcttttttaattgaggGAGAATTGAAATCAGGTACTGTGTTGAATTACATTAGCAAGAATGAAAAGCTTACCAACATTTGTGAAATAAAAGCACTTTCACCTAGTGGGGTAAGAATACATTTTAAGGAGGCAGCGACCAAGGCGGCCATGGATAGCTGTGTGTAAAGGACTGGAGCTGAGAAATCAAACGGATTATCTCCAAAAAAGACACCTTTACTTGTTACATTTTCGTATGGAAGGCAGGCCCAGGTGGCATTCCGCAAAATATCCTGCACCATGTTCCAAACTCGCAGAAGTTATGCTTCAAGGCCTCACCGGAAGGacaaaattgagagagagagagagagagagagagagagagagagagagagagagaatgtatCAAGTCAATATGTCATGCAGGGTTGAAATGAGAGTGAAGAATTAGAAAAGAGAATTAATAGACATGCATGTGAACGGTGTGGGATGGTCAAACGCCTAATTCAACTCCCAGTGTTCCACTTTGTATTCTACAAATTACGGCTACCAATCAATCATTCATTTGCTGTTTCAAGGAGTAGGTATTTGCAATTGGccaatatgatatttttgtgcacgtattttctttttatcatgGTAATAGTTAATTGAAATAGGACATTGATTTAGGATATATTTTTAgaactttttatggaaaaaaatatttaatttttttaatatttttcaaaaaagtaatgtcaaaactttttaaaaatattttattaacaattgccctaaGAACATCtattaataaaactttttttattattggttaaaaaggattttgaaaattctaacAAAGCACTATGCTTcataatttgttatttaaacaataatcCCTATTCATACCCCAATACCATTACAAGTCCTTTTAACCCCCATTAATTTATATCAGATTCCACAAACAACTACCATAAAATCCTAACAAGAAACTACGTATCACCCTCGCCTGTAATTGTACACTTGCACCATGAGAAGATGAAtggatttatattttatatttgtgaaggCAAAAAAAAGGATGAGATTTAAGAACCCCTAGTTATTTTCTAGGTTGCACACATTTTTGCCAAAGTACCGGTAAGACTCGCCGGACTCCGGTGTCCGAGtggtatctttttttttttttcttctccaacaCGATGCCAACACGACGGGCACGCtagtagtgaaaaaaaaaaatttaagattttgacATATGGACAAATCCTTACCGTTGATTTTGTGATATacctaaaacaaaaaagctAGAGTGAGAAGTGAGAAGATTAAATTAGAAACCCACAGGCCACAACCCAATCATTGACTTCCCTGGCTGCTGCCTTCTTCCCTCACCAGTGCTAGATCGGGCCGCTCGGCGACTGCGAGTTGGCGAGCTCCCTCTGACCTTTGtcccttccgatctctctctctctctcttggtgtgGACAGGTTTGAGCTTCTCCTCTCTACTCTTTGTTTcgcgatttttttttctttcttttatttgcgCTTTGGTTTGGTGTACAGTACTATGGCGTGTTATATTTATAACACccaaagcctttttttttaatcccaatCACTGATTCTATGACTCATTGTGATATACTTATactgtaaatatatatatatatatatatatatatattaaaaattctttttgtttctttactcAACCTTTTGCtttataaattatgaatttagtgatttttgtttttgtgtgtcctgttatagttttatttatttattaaagttaaatattgtaggtgattttaCTAAAATGAGTACTCAAAGTGGAAAATTAACAGAAAAATCAAATGAGTCATGTAACACCCCAGCCcaatcaagaaagaaaaaaaaggggggggggggggaagtctGATTTCTTTTAAGGATCCACACATGTGACCCACCTACCTCTTATTTCCTCACCACcatattctcttttcttttttttctatttttttttttcacacaatATAAACACTTCTCTCTCACACTCCCTCACTCTCCCACCGGCACCTTAACTTCTCCTTACCTCCACCATCTTTTTCCGGCAAGATCACTAGAAAACTCCATAGGAAAATGGTTCTAGCTAATTTCTTTTGGAGCTTGAAAAATTAGGCTTTTGCGGGTTgtgaggtaagtagctttttaatggaatttttgaaaaataaccatgTTGCAAAAACGttatttttgggtcaaacacattttggaaaattaatggTGGAACTATGTTTTTCTAAAAAGtgttgtgttgtgaccctactatttatgattatatatatgaaagtgcATATTCTTATTTCATATGGGGAATTGCATAATTTGTTAGCATGGAAAAGACTCGCATTTTGATTAAATTCTTGAGAATgaattttatggatttattgcattatttgcaaaaatataaagatgctTTATCTTGACCTATGTTATTTGGGAAGTTAATACAAAATCTTTTTGGCAAGAAATGAGGTGAAGGCTTTGAGAACCTTGTGAATATCTTGGacattcaaatattttatgaaactaCTTGGAAGTGAATTATGTATTTTGAATTAAAGGTAATTTGTGAGCTCTTTATGTTCTACCCATGTGCTGTGATGTGTGATTACCTGATGATTACCTAGCTAGATACTATAGTCTGTGTGACATTGGTATCTTAGCACCTGTCTTTGTGATGGTTATTGAGTTCCGTCTTTGTGACGGCGATGAGTTCCGTCTTTGCGCCGGCATATTAGTCCTGTCTTTGTGACGGCATATTTAGTTTCGGCTGTGTGTCGGCGATGAGTTTCATCTTTGTGACAGCTAATTAGTTCCGTCTTTGTGACGGCGATGAGTTCCGTCTTTGTGACAGCATATTAGTCCAGTCTTTGTGACAGCATATTAGTCCCGTCTTTGTGACGGCATATTTAGTTTCGGCTGTGTGTCGGCGATGAGTTCCATCTTTGTGACGGCTAATTAGTTCCGTCTTTGTGACAGCATTGTCATGTGGCCTTGGGTTTGGAATTGTATTGTTATTGCTCACAAATTATAGTATGTAGTTTCTTGAAAGCATTTTGAGAAGCTTTGTGCCATgtcattttattcattcttgtcatattctTTTTGGAAATGGTTTTGTAGAAATTATTTGGAAATTCCCAAATTAAAACATGATTTGTAAATTGGTATCATCGTGAAACTTGCACTTCCCCTACCCCCACTAATTATACTACTTACTGGGCTCTGTCTCATTCTGttattttacaaacttttttcaGAGTAGGCAACTATCTTTTTGAGATAGCTTTTTGGTGGCTAGCAGTAGTTAGACTAATTGCTAATGGAGGCTGACTTTTGTGATGGAGATAATTGATGATGTATAACTTAGAGTATGCTTGACTCAATTCTTTTGTATCTAATAGTGGTTATGCCTTTATTTCCACTAATGGGACAAGTTGATGtcatgtaattatttattcagaCCTCCATTCTTTTGTGACCAATAGTCATTATATTTATtgcatagagctctgacttactttgggaatatatttaataaaattattaggataattcttgatgttggtatttgttatgattttatttGGATTAAATTTCCAAAAGGAACAAATCTACAGCtaactttgaaatgtttttctcatgctttggaccctttcgggtttggggcgtgacaagTCAGCTGCTCTTCTATGGAAATATGTTACTCAGTTAGAAAAAGCAAGTGGTGGAGGTGCGAATGTTAGTTTAAGAtgtaactattgtgaaaaaactTTGAAGGGGTCTTATTCAAGGGTGAAGGCACACATGTTAAAATTGCCTAATTTTGGAATACAAGCACGTGTTAAGGTTGGAGATAAGTATCTAaatgaaaagcaaaaataaGAAGATGCGTATGAGGAATCTGTGCGTAGACCGAAGAAGCCTAAGCTAGTGTCTTTACCAATTGATTATGCTAGTATTCCTAATTTGGGTCCTAGTGAGAGTAGTACAACTAAGagtcatcctttttttttttcagaaaaaaggGGTTGGGAATTCTCCTTTGGAGAAGACTTCTAACAATCAATGTCGAGAGCAATTATATTCTCTTATTGCAAGGACATTTTATTCTGCTGGTTTACCCTTTCACTTTGCTAAGAACCCATATTGGATTGAGATGATCAAATTTGCAGCTAATAATAATTTAGTGGGATATGTTCCTCCGGGTTACAATAAATTAAGAACAACTTTGTTGCATAAAGAGAGGACACATATTGAGAAGTTGTTGAAGTCAATTAAAGAAACTTGGAAAGAAAAAGGTTTATGCATAGTAAGTGATGGGTGGACAGATAGCCGAAAAAGGCCACTTATCAATTTTGTGGCTACATCAAAGAAATGGCCACTTTTTATCAAATCCATTGATGGTACCAAAGAGTACAAAGACAAGCATTACATTGCTGACTTGTTTCTAAAGGTCATTGGTGAGGTTGGGCATCAACATGTTGTCGAAATTATTACTGATAATGCATTTGTTATGAAGGCTGCAGGATCTATTGTTGAAGCTGAATATCCTCATATATTTTGGTCACCTTGTGTTGTGCATACCCTCAATTTGGCCTTGAGGAATATATGTGCACCTAAGAACTCTTTGCAGAATGAGGTAGCATATAATGAATGTAATTGGAGTGCACAAGTTGCAGATGAGGCAACTTTCATTCGTATTTTCATCACAAATCAGTCTATGAGATTAgcaatttttaattcatatttccCTCTGAAGTTACTTACTGTTGCTAAAACACGATTTGCTTCAATAATCATCATGCTTAAAAGATTGTTTCAAGTAAAACAGCATTTTCGAAATATGGTCATTAGTGAGGAATGGATGTTATGTAGAGAAGATGATGTAGGAAAAGCTCAAACTGTGAGGGATTATGTTTTGAATGATTTGTGGTGGGACAAGATTGCATATATTCTGAGATTCATAGGacctatttatgatatgctTCGAGTGGCAGACACAGATACACCTATTCTCCATCATTAGGTGTATGAAATGTGGGATTCCATGATAGaaaatgtgaagaaagaaatataccGGGATGAAGGCAAGGAAGACTATGAGGAGTCTCCATTCCATGAGGTGGTACACAGTATACTCATTGAACGGTGGACTAAAAATTGCACACCACTTCATTGCCTAGCCCACTCCTTGAATCCGAAGTAATTTTTCTATctctttaatattttcttttatattcttttaggcatttttaaacaaataaactaaactcattagttgtacttatttatttgcttttaacTAGGTATTATACTAATCAATGGATTGAGGAAGTCAAAGGCCATGTTGCGCCACATAAGGATGCTGAAATTTCTGAGGAGAGAAACAAGTGCCTCAAAAGATTCTTTCTTGATCCTGATGATCAGAAGAATGTGGCTATGGAGTTTGGTTTGTTTTCAAGACTAAgggataatgatgatgataacaTGGATGATAGGTGGACCTTTGATCCAATACTTTGGTGGTCAAATTATGGGTCCAAGTTACCAATGTTTTAAACtttaggccaagaatgtattgaccctttgtgatgaattaaccaattaattagccaagttaattaattaattcaattaacatgcaatatgcttggtaacacaaacaaatcaccaactaagttaaatgcagcgaaaaataaagttgacacggtgatatgtttacgaatgggaaaaatttccaaggcaaaaaccctactaggtgattttaaggtcaccactcctgagaatctacttttatcacaacaagcggttacaagtaaaggaatcttagtaccttataccaacctacagttgaacccttaccccaacacacaattggacttgttctgtagtgacaatttcttcttttcaatgcacggcttccagtacgtgactaaccaatcaatTCACGGATCCAATtatgtgactaacacaccaactttagaaggatgttagctgcaaagttcttcaattcatcagcacgatgaagatcacgaagtttcTTGGTTttaaaaccctacggtgtacaaacgcagtagcttctttaggAGAAAGATGAATTAGGACAAATTTTGTCTTTGGTTATAATTTGCTTGAACAAaacctttgcatcaagtttcATCAACTgagacagcccttaaaataatccttatatatgtttaggattgtgagaaaagaaagcctaaacacatacacatggatatgcgtgaaattagatctaaaaaactgattttcataaatctcgatagataggttatttgtcgagcagctgtcaagcaTTGTGCTAAAACTGCctattaaacctcgatagatgccaTC
This region includes:
- the LOC142606196 gene encoding uncharacterized protein LOC142606196, coding for MIKFAANNNLVGYVPPGYNKLRTTLLHKERTHIEKLLKSIKETWKEKGLCIVSDGWTDSRKRPLINFVATSKKWPLFIKSIDGTKEYKDKHYIADLFLKVIGEVGHQHVVEIITDNAFVMKAAGSIVEAEYPHIFWSPCVVHTLNLALRNICAPKNSLQNEVAYNECNWSAQVADEATFIRIFITNQSMRLAIFNSYFPLKLLTVAKTRFASIIIMLKRLFQVKQHFRNMVISEEWMLCREDDVGKAQTVRDYVLNDLWWDKIAYILRFIGPIYDMLRVADTDTPILHH